One genomic region from Equus asinus isolate D_3611 breed Donkey chromosome 8, EquAss-T2T_v2, whole genome shotgun sequence encodes:
- the PRL gene encoding prolactin isoform X2, which translates to MIITMDKKRSSLKGSLLLLLLLVSDLLLCKSVASLPICPSGAVNCQVSLRELFDRAVILSHYIHNLSSEMFNEFDKRYAQGRGFVTKAINSCHTSSLSTPEDKEQAQQIHHEDLLNLILRVLRSWNDPLYHLVSEVRGMQEAPEAILSKAIEIEEQNRRLLEGMEKIVGQVQPGIKENEVYSVWSGLPSLQMADEDSRLFAFYNLLHCLRRDSHKIDNYLKLLKCRIVYDSNC; encoded by the exons ATGATCATCACCATGGACAAGAAGAGGTCGTCACTGAAAG GAtcgctcctgctcctgctgctgctggtgtcaGATCTACTCCTGTGCAAGAGCGTGGCCTCCCTTCCCATCTGTCCGAGTGGGGCTGTCAACTGCCAGGTGTCCCTCCGAGAACTGTTTGACCGCGCGGTCATCCTGTCCCACTACATCCACAACCTCTCCTCAGAAATGTTCAACGAATTC GACAAACGGTATGCCCAGGGCCGGGGCTTCGTTACCAAGGCCATCAACAGCTGCCACACTTCTTCCCTCTCTACCCCTGAAGACAAGGAGCAAGCCCAACAGATCCAT CACGAAGACCTTCTGAACCTGATCCTCCGAGTTTTGCGCTCCTGGAACGACCCTCTGTATCACCTCGTCTCAGAAGTGCGCGGTATGCAAGAAGCCCCGGAGGCTATCCTGTCAAAAGCCATAGAGATTGAGGAGCAAAACAGACGACTTCTAGAAGGCATGGAGAAGATAGTCGGCCAG GTTCAACCCGGAATCAAAGAAAATGAGGTCTACTCTGTCTGGTCAGGACTTCCATCCCTGCAGATGGCTGACGAGGACAGTCgcctttttgctttttataacCTGCTCCACTGCCTACGAAGAGATTCACATAAGATCGACAATTATCTCAAGCTCCTGAAGTGCCGAATCGTCTACGATAGCAACTGCTAA
- the PRL gene encoding prolactin isoform X1, with translation MIITMDKKRSSLKAGSLLLLLLLVSDLLLCKSVASLPICPSGAVNCQVSLRELFDRAVILSHYIHNLSSEMFNEFDKRYAQGRGFVTKAINSCHTSSLSTPEDKEQAQQIHHEDLLNLILRVLRSWNDPLYHLVSEVRGMQEAPEAILSKAIEIEEQNRRLLEGMEKIVGQVQPGIKENEVYSVWSGLPSLQMADEDSRLFAFYNLLHCLRRDSHKIDNYLKLLKCRIVYDSNC, from the exons ATGATCATCACCATGGACAAGAAGAGGTCGTCACTGAAAG CAGGAtcgctcctgctcctgctgctgctggtgtcaGATCTACTCCTGTGCAAGAGCGTGGCCTCCCTTCCCATCTGTCCGAGTGGGGCTGTCAACTGCCAGGTGTCCCTCCGAGAACTGTTTGACCGCGCGGTCATCCTGTCCCACTACATCCACAACCTCTCCTCAGAAATGTTCAACGAATTC GACAAACGGTATGCCCAGGGCCGGGGCTTCGTTACCAAGGCCATCAACAGCTGCCACACTTCTTCCCTCTCTACCCCTGAAGACAAGGAGCAAGCCCAACAGATCCAT CACGAAGACCTTCTGAACCTGATCCTCCGAGTTTTGCGCTCCTGGAACGACCCTCTGTATCACCTCGTCTCAGAAGTGCGCGGTATGCAAGAAGCCCCGGAGGCTATCCTGTCAAAAGCCATAGAGATTGAGGAGCAAAACAGACGACTTCTAGAAGGCATGGAGAAGATAGTCGGCCAG GTTCAACCCGGAATCAAAGAAAATGAGGTCTACTCTGTCTGGTCAGGACTTCCATCCCTGCAGATGGCTGACGAGGACAGTCgcctttttgctttttataacCTGCTCCACTGCCTACGAAGAGATTCACATAAGATCGACAATTATCTCAAGCTCCTGAAGTGCCGAATCGTCTACGATAGCAACTGCTAA